A window from Kribbella jejuensis encodes these proteins:
- a CDS encoding acyl-CoA dehydrogenase family protein: protein MADPFAVTNQAPPLRGVNFFTRDAALGDALRPYAALAGDLTADPGLTRIGELAGSEEARAYALPANQNPPVLRTHDRYGNRVDEVDFHPSWHWLMQHAVGFGLQAAPWTSDAPAPHLTRAAGFYLWSQVEPGHGCPISMTYAAVPALRADEALAKEWIPQLASTEYDVRRLPAAAKNGVLAGMGMTEKQGGSDVRANVTTATPAGDVYQLHGHKWFCSAPQVDVFLVLAQAPDGLSCFVVPRVLADGNRNPFALQRLKDKLGNRSNASSEVEFHGTIGYRLGEEGAGVRTIIEMVAATRLDCVLGSSALQRRALVEAVWHTRHRSAFGGLLADKPAMQNVLADLALESEASTALGMRLAAAVDASVGGDQQAAAFRRIGLPLAKFWVCKRTPFMVAEALECLGGNGYVEESGLPLLYRESPLNSVWEGSGNVNALDVLRALRKPESLEAWLLEVGSVQGADTRLDAAVEDVLQALADHQNAEAGARRLAALMALCLQASLLIRNSTPEVADAFVASRLAGDWGGVFGTLPRTTPFDRILERTIG from the coding sequence ATGGCGGACCCATTCGCGGTAACGAATCAGGCTCCCCCACTGCGGGGCGTGAACTTCTTCACCCGCGACGCGGCGCTCGGTGACGCTCTGCGTCCGTACGCCGCCCTCGCCGGGGACCTCACAGCCGATCCCGGGCTGACCCGGATCGGCGAGTTGGCCGGCTCCGAGGAGGCCCGCGCGTACGCGCTGCCCGCGAACCAGAACCCGCCGGTCCTGCGGACCCACGACCGGTACGGGAACCGGGTCGACGAGGTCGACTTCCACCCGTCCTGGCACTGGCTGATGCAGCATGCCGTCGGCTTCGGGCTGCAGGCGGCGCCGTGGACGAGTGACGCGCCCGCGCCGCACCTGACCCGCGCGGCCGGCTTCTACCTGTGGTCGCAGGTCGAACCGGGTCACGGTTGCCCGATCTCGATGACGTACGCCGCCGTACCGGCGCTGCGGGCCGACGAGGCGCTCGCGAAGGAGTGGATCCCGCAGCTCGCCTCGACCGAGTACGACGTACGCCGGCTGCCGGCCGCGGCGAAGAACGGCGTACTGGCCGGGATGGGGATGACCGAGAAGCAGGGCGGGTCCGACGTGCGGGCCAACGTGACGACCGCGACGCCGGCCGGGGACGTGTACCAACTGCACGGACACAAGTGGTTCTGCTCGGCGCCGCAGGTGGACGTGTTCCTGGTACTGGCGCAGGCGCCGGACGGACTGAGCTGCTTCGTGGTCCCGCGGGTTCTTGCCGACGGCAACCGGAACCCGTTCGCGCTGCAGCGGCTGAAGGACAAGCTCGGGAACCGGTCGAACGCGTCGTCCGAGGTCGAGTTCCACGGAACCATCGGATACCGCCTGGGCGAGGAGGGCGCCGGCGTCCGGACGATCATCGAGATGGTCGCGGCAACCCGGCTGGACTGCGTTCTCGGCTCGTCGGCCCTCCAGCGGCGAGCGCTGGTCGAAGCAGTTTGGCACACGCGGCACCGAAGCGCATTCGGTGGGCTACTGGCGGACAAGCCGGCGATGCAGAACGTGCTGGCGGATCTGGCGCTCGAGTCCGAGGCGTCGACGGCGCTGGGGATGCGGTTGGCAGCGGCGGTGGACGCATCCGTCGGAGGTGATCAGCAGGCGGCGGCGTTCCGGCGGATCGGGTTGCCGTTGGCCAAGTTCTGGGTGTGCAAGCGGACGCCGTTCATGGTCGCGGAGGCGCTGGAGTGTCTCGGCGGGAACGGGTACGTCGAGGAGTCCGGGCTGCCGCTGCTCTACCGGGAGTCGCCGCTGAACTCGGTCTGGGAAGGGTCCGGGAACGTGAACGCGCTCGACGTACTGCGGGCGCTGCGGAAGCCGGAGTCGCTCGAGGCGTGGCTGCTCGAGGTCGGCTCGGTCCAAGGTGCCGACACCCGGCTGGATGCGGCCGTGGAGGATGTCCTGCAAGCGCTTGCTGATCACCAGAACGCCGAAGCCGGCGCGCGAAGGCTGGCTGCGCTGATGGCCCTGTGCCTGCAGGCTTCGTTGTTGATCAGGAACTCGACGCCGGAGGTCGCCGATGCGTTCGTCGCGTCGCGGCTGGCCGGCGATTGGGGCGGTGTGTTCGGGACGTTGCCGCGGACGACTCCGTTCGATCGGATCCTCGAGCGCACGATAGGGTGA
- a CDS encoding glycine hydroxymethyltransferase: MTQSFDAAAASAAYNNALQVIAAVEPTIAGAIKAELADQRSSLKLIASENYASPATLLTMGNWLSDKYAEGTIGHRFYAGCQNVDTVEQAAADHAQALFDAPHAYVQPHSGIDANLVAFWAILAQRIESPALAEAGAKHVNDLTEEDWTKLRKALGDQKMLGMSLDAGGHLTHGFRPNISGKMFNQHSYGTDPETGLLDYDEVARKAREFKPLILIAGYSAYPRKVNFAKMREIADEVGATLMVDMAHFAGLVAGKVFTGDFDPVPHAHVTTTTTHKSLRGPRGGMVLCQPEYAESVDRGCPMVLGGPLSQTMAAKAVALAEARQPSFREYAQAVADNAVTLAEGLMKRGVKLVTDGTENHLVLLDVSSYGITGRQAESALLDAGIVTNRNAVPRDPNGAWYTSGVRIGTPALTTRGFGADEFDRVAELIVDVLSATTPTTTSAGAPSKAKYVLADGVADKTRAASAEILDKHPLYPGLELN; encoded by the coding sequence ATGACTCAGTCCTTTGACGCTGCCGCCGCGTCGGCCGCGTACAACAACGCGCTGCAGGTGATCGCCGCGGTCGAGCCGACCATCGCCGGCGCGATCAAGGCCGAGCTGGCCGACCAGCGGTCCTCGCTGAAGCTGATCGCCAGCGAGAACTACGCCTCCCCCGCCACCCTGCTCACGATGGGCAACTGGCTGTCGGACAAGTACGCCGAGGGCACGATCGGGCACCGCTTCTACGCCGGCTGCCAGAACGTCGACACCGTCGAGCAGGCCGCCGCCGACCACGCGCAGGCATTGTTCGACGCCCCGCACGCGTACGTCCAGCCGCACTCCGGCATCGACGCGAACCTGGTCGCGTTCTGGGCGATCCTGGCGCAGCGGATCGAGTCGCCGGCGCTCGCCGAGGCCGGTGCGAAGCACGTCAACGACCTGACCGAGGAGGACTGGACCAAGCTCCGCAAGGCGCTCGGCGACCAGAAGATGCTCGGCATGTCGCTGGACGCCGGCGGTCACCTGACCCACGGTTTCCGGCCGAACATCTCCGGCAAGATGTTCAACCAGCACTCCTACGGGACCGACCCGGAGACCGGGCTGCTCGACTACGACGAGGTCGCCCGCAAGGCTCGTGAGTTCAAGCCGCTGATCCTGATCGCCGGCTACTCGGCGTACCCGCGCAAGGTGAACTTCGCCAAGATGCGGGAGATCGCCGACGAGGTCGGCGCGACGCTGATGGTCGACATGGCGCACTTCGCCGGCCTGGTCGCGGGCAAGGTGTTCACCGGCGACTTCGACCCGGTGCCGCACGCACACGTCACGACGACCACCACGCACAAGTCGCTGCGCGGCCCGCGCGGCGGCATGGTGCTCTGCCAGCCGGAGTACGCCGAGTCCGTCGACCGCGGCTGCCCGATGGTGCTCGGCGGTCCGCTCAGCCAGACGATGGCCGCGAAGGCGGTCGCGCTGGCCGAGGCGCGGCAGCCGTCGTTCCGCGAGTACGCGCAGGCCGTCGCAGACAACGCGGTCACCCTCGCCGAGGGCCTGATGAAGCGCGGCGTCAAGCTCGTCACGGACGGTACCGAGAACCACCTCGTGCTGCTCGACGTCTCGTCGTACGGCATCACCGGGCGGCAGGCGGAGTCCGCCCTGCTCGATGCCGGAATCGTCACCAACCGCAACGCTGTACCTCGCGACCCGAACGGCGCCTGGTACACCTCCGGCGTCCGGATCGGTACGCCGGCCCTCACCACGCGCGGGTTCGGCGCCGACGAGTTCGACCGCGTCGCCGAACTGATCGTCGACGTGCTGTCCGCCACGACCCCGACCACCACCTCGGCCGGCGCCCCGTCGAAGGCGAAGTACGTGCTGGCCGACGGCGTGGCCGACAAGACGCGCGCCGCCTCCGCCGAGATCCTCGACAAGCATCCGCTGTACCCGGGTCTCGAGCTCAACTGA
- a CDS encoding DHA2 family efflux MFS transporter permease subunit produces the protein MTTTTSESTLTGARRFGVLIALCLAVLVLGLDTTVLNVALPTLAKDLDASTSQLQWMANSYNLVLAALLLPAGLLGDRFGRRKIIAIALTLFGLASLACALSNSAGQLIAARAFLGIGAAMIVPVALSLITVLFRTEEERKKAIGFFVVANSIGMPLGPIVGGLLLDHAGWQWIFVINIPIAFLAALAVTLLVPESRSANRPAIDCLGIVLSSAGLAALVYGVTKAGESSWTDGVTITFLALAVVLITCFLLWQRRNSEPLIELRLFRERVFTGGAVLLTVSVFAIFGLLFTMPQYFQGINGSDALHTGLKLLPFIGGMTVGAKLAEPVESKIGTRLVVMTGFVVMAAGFVLGAFTDLGTGYGYTAIWFVVVGFGLGCSMPQAMNAALGVLDPERAGTGSGLLQAFRQVGGTVGVAVLGTVLNSVYRHHVDTTGLPAQVADAAERSLAGGLAVAAKTNAPALAADVRDAFLTSLNTTMWVSGGIAVAGAVLAATLMPKRAAKASPDALTGVERDA, from the coding sequence ATGACCACGACCACCTCGGAGTCGACACTGACCGGCGCTCGCCGGTTCGGTGTGCTCATCGCGCTGTGTCTCGCCGTACTCGTCCTCGGCCTCGACACCACCGTGCTGAACGTCGCGCTGCCGACGCTCGCCAAGGATCTCGACGCGTCCACCAGCCAATTGCAGTGGATGGCGAACAGCTACAACCTGGTGCTCGCCGCGCTGCTGCTGCCGGCCGGGCTGCTCGGCGACCGGTTCGGACGGCGCAAGATCATCGCGATCGCCCTGACCTTGTTCGGTTTGGCGTCGCTGGCTTGCGCGCTGTCGAACTCGGCCGGTCAGCTGATCGCGGCTCGGGCGTTCCTCGGCATCGGCGCGGCAATGATCGTGCCGGTCGCGCTGTCGCTGATCACCGTGCTGTTCCGCACCGAGGAGGAGCGGAAGAAGGCGATCGGCTTCTTCGTCGTTGCCAACAGCATCGGTATGCCGCTCGGCCCGATCGTCGGCGGCCTGCTGCTCGACCACGCCGGCTGGCAGTGGATCTTCGTGATCAACATCCCGATCGCGTTCCTGGCCGCGCTCGCGGTGACGCTGCTCGTCCCGGAGAGCCGGAGCGCGAACCGCCCGGCGATCGACTGCCTGGGCATCGTCCTGTCCAGCGCGGGCCTCGCAGCCTTGGTGTACGGCGTTACGAAGGCGGGCGAGTCTTCGTGGACGGACGGTGTCACGATCACGTTCCTCGCGCTGGCCGTCGTACTGATCACGTGCTTCCTGCTGTGGCAGCGCCGGAACAGTGAACCGCTGATCGAGCTGCGGCTGTTCCGCGAACGAGTGTTCACCGGCGGTGCCGTACTGCTGACAGTCTCGGTGTTCGCGATCTTCGGGTTGCTGTTCACGATGCCGCAGTACTTCCAGGGCATCAACGGATCGGACGCCCTGCACACCGGCCTGAAGCTGCTGCCGTTCATCGGCGGGATGACCGTCGGCGCCAAGCTGGCCGAGCCGGTGGAGTCGAAGATCGGCACCCGCCTGGTTGTGATGACCGGCTTCGTCGTGATGGCGGCCGGCTTCGTACTCGGCGCGTTCACCGACCTCGGCACCGGGTACGGGTACACCGCGATCTGGTTCGTGGTGGTCGGTTTCGGCCTCGGCTGTTCGATGCCGCAGGCAATGAACGCGGCGCTCGGGGTCCTCGACCCGGAGCGGGCGGGGACCGGCTCGGGGCTCTTGCAGGCGTTCCGGCAGGTCGGCGGCACGGTCGGGGTCGCCGTACTGGGAACCGTGCTCAACTCGGTCTACCGCCACCACGTGGACACGACCGGTCTGCCGGCGCAGGTGGCCGACGCGGCCGAGCGAAGCCTCGCAGGCGGACTGGCCGTCGCCGCCAAGACCAACGCGCCGGCCCTGGCGGCCGACGTACGAGACGCCTTCCTCACCAGCCTCAACACCACGATGTGGGTGTCCGGCGGCATCGCGGTTGCCGGAGCTGTGCTCGCGGCGACGCTGATGCCGAAGCGGGCCGCGAAGGCTTCGCCGGACGCGCTGACCGGCGTCGAGCGGGACGCCTGA
- a CDS encoding GbsR/MarR family transcriptional regulator: MVEEPSQEAVSQFVERFAGVLANSGVPTMSARVMGAMLVSPNGTMTAAELAEMLKISQPAVSGAVRQLLQVSFISRERLPGSRKDHYRIREDVFAAILERRNLALSEWEATSRAGAALFAEDSPVCRRLTEAADFFAFIHADMEQMIKNWRAEHPR, translated from the coding sequence ATGGTCGAGGAACCGAGCCAGGAAGCCGTCAGCCAGTTCGTCGAGCGGTTCGCGGGCGTGCTGGCGAACAGCGGCGTACCGACGATGTCGGCTCGGGTGATGGGCGCGATGCTGGTCAGCCCGAACGGGACGATGACCGCGGCCGAGCTCGCCGAGATGCTGAAGATCAGCCAGCCCGCGGTGTCCGGCGCGGTCCGGCAACTGCTGCAGGTCTCGTTCATCTCCCGCGAGCGGCTCCCCGGGTCGCGCAAGGACCACTACCGGATCCGTGAGGACGTCTTCGCCGCGATCCTCGAACGCCGCAACCTCGCGTTGAGCGAGTGGGAGGCGACCAGCCGCGCCGGCGCCGCGCTCTTCGCCGAGGACTCCCCCGTCTGCCGGCGGCTGACCGAGGCGGCCGACTTCTTCGCGTTCATCCACGCGGACATGGAACAGATGATCAAGAACTGGCGAGCGGAACACCCGCGGTGA
- a CDS encoding MFS transporter has product MSSPSVGAVVVPALRRDRRVQAWILSGAVSEAGDVAWYVGLAWSAAQVTSPAGAGLVMGIGALPRALFLLFGGALADRWDGRRTMIVANLGRIAVLVAAAIVAVADGVTLPLLLTVAIVFGAVDALYNPAAGTLPRRMVQPDDLVPLAAGRQLANRLAVFVGAPLGGLLVAHGGLMTVMLVDAVSFGVIAVVLALVVRPRFPQPVASGHSIRRDLAAGFGYLRRDQVARTLVIAFFGLNLCVGPVLAVGLVQRVHGSGWGSGALGWFQACSGIAAAVGAVVAMRWKPPAPARAGLLVLIAQAAGCVMVGLVPRVAVFAAMAMIGFTAGLASALLSGAFQQTIAPAFLGRTSSIVSLSDDGLMPAAMAGFGALISLIGVAAACALLGATFAALMVWSASRLRTR; this is encoded by the coding sequence GTGAGCTCGCCCTCGGTCGGGGCCGTCGTTGTGCCTGCACTCCGGCGGGATCGGCGGGTGCAGGCCTGGATCCTGTCCGGTGCGGTGTCCGAGGCCGGCGACGTCGCCTGGTACGTCGGGCTCGCGTGGAGTGCGGCGCAGGTGACGTCGCCCGCGGGCGCCGGCCTGGTGATGGGGATCGGGGCGCTGCCGCGGGCGCTGTTCCTGCTCTTCGGCGGCGCGCTGGCGGACCGCTGGGACGGTCGCCGGACGATGATCGTCGCCAACCTCGGGCGGATCGCGGTGCTCGTCGCCGCTGCGATCGTGGCGGTCGCGGACGGGGTGACGCTGCCGCTGCTGCTGACGGTGGCGATCGTCTTCGGGGCGGTCGACGCCCTGTACAACCCGGCCGCCGGGACCTTGCCGCGACGGATGGTCCAGCCTGATGACTTGGTGCCACTGGCGGCCGGGCGGCAGTTGGCCAATCGGCTGGCGGTGTTCGTCGGTGCGCCCCTCGGCGGTCTGCTGGTGGCTCACGGCGGGTTGATGACCGTGATGCTCGTCGACGCGGTGTCGTTCGGGGTGATCGCGGTCGTGCTGGCGTTGGTGGTCCGGCCGAGGTTTCCGCAGCCGGTGGCGAGCGGGCATTCGATCCGGCGGGACCTGGCGGCCGGCTTCGGCTATCTGCGCCGGGATCAGGTGGCCCGGACCTTGGTGATCGCCTTCTTCGGGCTCAACCTGTGTGTCGGTCCGGTCCTGGCGGTCGGACTGGTTCAGCGGGTGCACGGCAGTGGGTGGGGCTCGGGTGCGCTCGGCTGGTTCCAAGCCTGCTCGGGGATCGCGGCGGCGGTCGGGGCCGTGGTCGCGATGCGGTGGAAGCCGCCGGCGCCGGCCCGCGCCGGCCTGCTCGTGCTGATCGCCCAGGCGGCCGGCTGCGTGATGGTCGGCTTGGTCCCGCGCGTGGCCGTCTTCGCCGCGATGGCGATGATCGGTTTCACCGCCGGCCTGGCCTCCGCCCTGCTCTCGGGTGCCTTCCAGCAGACCATCGCCCCGGCCTTCCTCGGCCGCACGTCGAGCATCGTCAGCCTCTCCGACGACGGGCTGATGCCGGCCGCGATGGCGGGTTTCGGCGCCCTCATCTCGCTGATCGGCGTGGCCGCGGCCTGCGCCCTCCTCGGAGCCACCTTCGCGGCCCTCATGGTCTGGTCAGCCTCACGATTGCGGACACGCTGA
- a CDS encoding winged helix-turn-helix domain-containing protein, protein MAPANRRAATSSVVAAIHHPLRRRLLDLLGVEGPATASQLAERTGELVGNISHHLKVLAAAEVILEAPELAKNRRERWWRSAHQSYSWSVADAEGEPAGELIATVSEERNVTHHTDKVRQWFEMRSSYDEEWVRAAFSTDSWLRLTPERLEELGQRIGELIQEYYEAPSTDESAQPVYVFAHAVPAKP, encoded by the coding sequence ATGGCACCTGCGAACCGACGCGCCGCGACCTCCTCGGTGGTCGCCGCGATCCACCACCCGCTCCGCCGGCGACTGCTCGACCTGCTCGGCGTCGAGGGCCCGGCCACCGCGTCGCAACTGGCCGAGCGGACCGGCGAACTGGTCGGCAACATCAGCCACCACCTCAAGGTGCTGGCCGCGGCCGAGGTCATCCTGGAGGCGCCCGAGCTGGCGAAGAACCGGCGGGAGCGCTGGTGGCGCAGCGCTCACCAGTCGTACAGCTGGTCGGTTGCCGACGCGGAGGGTGAGCCTGCCGGCGAGCTGATCGCAACAGTGTCCGAGGAGAGGAACGTCACACACCACACGGACAAGGTCCGGCAGTGGTTCGAGATGCGTTCGTCGTACGACGAGGAGTGGGTGCGGGCGGCATTTTCGACCGACAGTTGGCTGCGGCTGACGCCCGAGCGGCTCGAGGAACTGGGTCAACGGATCGGCGAGCTGATCCAGGAGTACTACGAGGCACCGTCGACCGACGAGTCGGCGCAGCCGGTCTACGTCTTCGCCCACGCCGTACCGGCCAAGCCGTGA
- a CDS encoding nitrite/sulfite reductase produces MTAGVTTPAARKPARPRKGKGEGQWALGYREPLNKNEENKKNDDGLNVRARIENVYAHRGFDSIDPADLRGRFRWWGLYTQRKPGIDGGKTATLEPEELDDRYFMMRVRVEGGQLTTEQLKVIADVSTKYARNTADITDRQNIQLHWIAIEDVPAIWQRLEAVGLYTTEACGDVPRVVIASPVAGIAADEIIDPTPAINEIVEKYIGSSEFSNLPRKFKTALTGHPSHDVVPEVNDIAFVGVVHPEYGPGFDLWVGGGLSTNPMLAQRLGTWIPRDEVAQAWWGVTSIFRDYGYRRLRNRARLKFLVQDWGVEKFREVLEDKYLKRKLIDGPAPEVPAVQGDHVGVHKQKDGKYYVGVAPVVGRVSGTSLARVAEVVAAHGSNRIRTTAQQKLLVLDVEESQVDSLVAELDKLGFQANPSAWRRNTMACTGIEFCKLAIVETKAKAARLIEELEERIPELDVPITVNLNGCPNSCARIQTADIGLKGQLVMDADGKQVPGYQVHLGGGLGLDAGFGRKLRGHKVTADDLTDYVERVTQNYLKERNEGERFAQWVTRADEEALT; encoded by the coding sequence ATGACTGCCGGCGTCACCACTCCTGCTGCCCGCAAGCCCGCCCGCCCCCGCAAGGGCAAGGGCGAAGGCCAGTGGGCGCTCGGATACCGCGAGCCGCTGAACAAGAACGAAGAGAACAAGAAGAACGACGACGGCCTGAACGTCCGGGCCCGGATCGAGAACGTCTATGCGCACCGCGGGTTCGACTCGATCGACCCGGCCGACCTGCGCGGCCGGTTCCGCTGGTGGGGCCTGTACACCCAGCGCAAGCCCGGGATCGACGGCGGCAAGACCGCGACGCTCGAGCCGGAGGAGCTGGACGACCGCTACTTCATGATGCGGGTCCGGGTCGAGGGCGGGCAGCTGACCACCGAGCAGCTCAAGGTGATCGCGGACGTCTCGACGAAGTACGCGCGGAACACAGCCGACATCACCGACCGGCAGAACATCCAGCTGCACTGGATCGCGATCGAAGACGTGCCGGCGATCTGGCAGCGGCTCGAGGCCGTCGGCCTGTACACGACCGAGGCGTGTGGCGACGTACCGCGGGTGGTGATCGCCAGCCCGGTCGCCGGGATCGCCGCGGACGAGATCATCGACCCGACGCCGGCGATCAACGAGATCGTCGAGAAGTACATCGGCTCCAGCGAGTTCTCCAACCTGCCCAGGAAGTTCAAGACCGCGCTGACCGGGCACCCGTCGCACGATGTGGTCCCCGAGGTCAACGACATCGCGTTCGTCGGCGTCGTGCACCCGGAGTACGGCCCGGGCTTCGACCTCTGGGTCGGCGGCGGCCTGTCGACCAACCCAATGCTCGCGCAGCGGCTCGGTACCTGGATCCCCCGCGACGAGGTGGCCCAAGCCTGGTGGGGCGTGACCAGCATCTTCCGCGACTACGGCTACCGGCGGCTGCGGAACCGGGCGCGACTGAAGTTCCTCGTCCAGGACTGGGGTGTGGAGAAGTTCCGTGAGGTGCTCGAGGACAAGTACCTCAAGCGGAAGCTGATCGACGGCCCGGCGCCCGAGGTTCCGGCCGTCCAGGGCGACCACGTCGGCGTACACAAGCAGAAGGACGGCAAGTACTACGTCGGCGTCGCGCCGGTCGTCGGCCGGGTCTCCGGTACGTCGCTCGCGCGGGTCGCCGAAGTGGTCGCGGCGCACGGGTCGAACCGGATCCGGACCACCGCGCAGCAGAAGCTGCTCGTGCTGGACGTCGAGGAGTCGCAGGTCGACTCGCTGGTCGCGGAGCTGGACAAGCTCGGGTTCCAGGCGAACCCGTCGGCCTGGCGGCGGAACACGATGGCCTGCACAGGCATCGAGTTCTGCAAGCTGGCGATCGTCGAGACCAAGGCGAAGGCGGCGCGGCTGATCGAGGAGCTCGAGGAGCGGATCCCCGAACTGGACGTACCGATCACCGTGAACCTGAACGGCTGCCCGAACTCCTGCGCGCGGATCCAGACCGCCGACATCGGCCTCAAGGGCCAGTTGGTGATGGATGCCGACGGCAAGCAGGTACCGGGCTACCAGGTGCACCTGGGTGGCGGCCTCGGGCTGGACGCCGGCTTCGGCCGGAAGCTCCGCGGTCACAAGGTGACCGCGGACGACCTGACCGACTACGTCGAGCGCGTCACCCAGAACTACCTGAAGGAACGCAACGAGGGCGAGCGGTTCGCCCAGTGGGTCACCCGAGCAGATGAGGAGGCACTGACATGA
- a CDS encoding phosphoadenylyl-sulfate reductase — MSTDLKTIAEEANERLADASAVEVLAWARETFGDELVVTASMADGALPHLAAQAAPGVDVLFLDTGYHFAETIGTRDAVAATLPINLINATPKQTVAEQDAEYGEKLHDRDPNKCCALRKVEPLNRYLSGYKAWVTGIRREEAPTRANTPVVEYDAKRDMVKLNPIAPWTQEDLDNYIQDNGVLVNLLQYDGYPSIGCEPCTQRVAPGEDPRSGRWAGTGKVECGLHT; from the coding sequence ATGAGCACGGATCTGAAGACGATCGCCGAAGAGGCGAACGAACGACTGGCGGACGCATCGGCGGTCGAGGTGCTCGCGTGGGCACGGGAGACCTTCGGCGACGAGCTGGTCGTGACCGCTTCGATGGCCGACGGCGCACTCCCCCACCTCGCGGCGCAGGCCGCGCCGGGGGTCGACGTACTGTTCCTCGACACCGGCTACCACTTCGCCGAGACGATCGGGACCCGGGACGCGGTGGCCGCGACGCTGCCGATCAACCTGATCAACGCCACCCCCAAGCAGACCGTGGCCGAGCAGGACGCGGAGTACGGCGAGAAGCTGCACGACCGCGACCCGAACAAGTGCTGCGCACTGCGCAAGGTCGAGCCGCTCAACCGGTACCTGTCCGGCTACAAGGCCTGGGTGACCGGCATCCGCCGCGAGGAGGCGCCGACCCGCGCGAACACGCCCGTCGTCGAGTACGACGCGAAGCGCGACATGGTGAAGCTGAACCCGATCGCGCCGTGGACGCAGGAGGATCTGGACAACTACATCCAGGACAACGGCGTACTGGTGAACCTCCTGCAGTACGACGGCTACCCGTCGATCGGCTGCGAGCCGTGCACGCAGCGCGTCGCGCCGGGCGAGGACCCGCGCAGCGGCCGCTGGGCCGGGACGGGCAAGGTCGAATGCGGGTTGCACACATGA
- the cysD gene encoding sulfate adenylyltransferase subunit CysD, with protein sequence MSTTVTELDALESESIFVFREVAAEFERPVILFSGGKDSIVMLHLARKAFAPAGVPFTLLHVDTGHNFPEVLAYRDAVVKELGLRLEVASVEEYIADGRLRERTDGTRNQLQTIPLLDAINSHRFDAVFGGGRRDEERARAKERIFSLRDEFGQWDPRNQRPELWSLYNGKHRPGEHVRVFPLSNWTELDIWNYIEREQIPLPSIYYAHERDVFERDGMLLAVGPYSQPREGETVTQRLVRYRTVGDMSCTGAVASTATTAADVVVEVAASEITERGATRADDRASEAAMEDRKREGYF encoded by the coding sequence ATGAGTACAACCGTCACAGAGCTTGACGCTCTGGAGAGCGAATCGATCTTCGTGTTCCGCGAGGTGGCGGCGGAGTTCGAGCGGCCGGTGATCCTGTTCTCCGGTGGCAAGGACTCGATCGTGATGCTGCACCTGGCCCGGAAGGCGTTCGCGCCGGCCGGGGTGCCGTTCACGTTGCTGCACGTCGACACCGGCCACAACTTCCCCGAAGTACTGGCGTACCGCGACGCGGTGGTGAAGGAGCTCGGGCTGCGGCTCGAGGTCGCCAGCGTCGAGGAGTACATCGCCGATGGCCGGCTGCGCGAGCGGACCGACGGGACACGGAACCAGCTGCAGACGATTCCGTTGCTCGACGCAATCAACAGCCACCGGTTCGACGCGGTGTTCGGCGGCGGCCGTCGGGACGAGGAGCGGGCCCGGGCGAAGGAGCGGATCTTCAGCCTGCGCGACGAGTTCGGCCAGTGGGACCCGCGCAACCAGCGGCCCGAGCTGTGGTCGCTGTACAACGGCAAGCACCGGCCGGGCGAGCACGTCCGGGTGTTCCCGCTGTCCAACTGGACCGAGCTGGACATCTGGAACTACATCGAGCGCGAGCAGATCCCGCTGCCGTCGATCTACTACGCCCACGAACGGGACGTGTTCGAGCGCGACGGCATGTTGCTTGCCGTCGGCCCCTACTCCCAGCCGCGCGAGGGTGAGACCGTCACGCAGCGCCTGGTCCGGTACCGCACGGTCGGCGACATGTCCTGCACCGGAGCCGTCGCGTCCACCGCGACGACCGCGGCGGACGTCGTCGTCGAGGTCGCGGCCAGCGAGATCACCGAACGCGGCGCCACCCGCGCCGACGACCGGGCCAGCGAGGCCGCGATGGAAGACCGTAAACGAGAGGGGTACTTCTGA